The Streptomyces sp. ICC1 DNA window CGGCCGAGTTGAGCTGCACCTGGACAGTGCTACTGGGCCGACGGCCGGGACCTGCACGGTGTCGGGCACCGGAGGCTGGCAGACCTGGAGCACGGTCTCGTGCCCTGTCACCGGTGCGACCGGGACCCACGATCTGTACCTGAGCTTCGCCGGTGGCAGCGGGTACCTGTTCAACATGAACTGGTGGCAGTTCACCACCGGCCAGCCCGCCTTCTCGTCAACCGCCGTCGCCCAGCACAGCGGGCACTGCCTGGACGACCCCAACCAGAGCACCGCCGACGGCACTCAGTACCGGCAGTACACCTGCGGCGCCGGTGAGGAGCAGCGGTTCGACTTCCGCCCGGTGCCAGGGGTGGCGGACACCTACTCCCTGGTGAACCGCCACAGCGGCAAGTGCCTCGACATCCGCGGTGTCTCCACCGCCGACGGCGCGGCGGTCCACCAGTGGACCTGCCACGGCGACACGAACCAGCAGTTCACGCTGCGGCATGTCGCCGCCAACGACTACCAGCTCGTCGCGGTGCACAGCGGCAAGTGCGTGGACGTCAGCGGGATCTCCACCGCCGTCGGAGCATTGGTCCACCAGTGGACCTGTGACTCCGCCAGTGCCCTGGCCACCAAGAAGAACCAGGTCTGGCGCCTGACCGGCAAGAGCTGAACCAACACGGGGTCGGGCCCGGTCCGGTAACCCGGTGCCCGACCCTGTCCAGTGCCTTTGCGCGACGGCTTCATCTCGCCGCCCGGCCTGGGTCAGCCCTCGGTCCCCTTGCTCGTTCCGATGCGGAACGTTCGCTACCCCTTGGTGACCTCTTGCAGACAGAAATGACAAACACTCTGGCTGCTCCTGCACATGCTGAGGGACGCCCAGATCACCCCCTGCACGGTTCGTCCTCGGAAATGTTAACGCTCACACTTCGGCTCTCGGTCCCCCACGCGTGAGGAAGCTGATCTCGTATGTCCTGGCTCCAACACCCCCACAGCCGACGGAAAGTCATGGCGGCCACCGTCGGCCTGGTCGCGGGCACCACGCTGCCGGTGATAGGCGCGAGCGCGGCGGCGGCCACGACGGCCCAGCAGGAGCGGTTCACCAACCCGGTGATCTGGCAGGACTTCGCCGACCTCGAGGTCATCCGCGTCGGCGACGCTTACTACTACACCGGCTCGACCATGCACTTCTCGCCGGGCGCGCCCGTCCTGCGCTCCTACGACCTGGTCAACTGGGAGTTCATCGGCCACTCGGTGCCGGTCCTCGACTTCGGCGACGCGTACGACCTCAACGGCGGACGGGCGTACGTCCAGGGCATCTATGCGTCCTCGATGCGCCACCGCCCCAGCGACGGGACCTTCTACTGGCTGGGCCAGACCGGCGGGCAGCGGTCGTACGTATACAGAGCCACCAACGCGGCGGGCCCCTGGACCCGGCACGCCGCGATCGGCAGCAATTACTACGACGCGGGACTGCTCTTCGACGACGACGGCACCCCGTACGTGGCGTACGGCGCCAACGAGATCCGCGTCGCGCAGCTCTCCCCGGACATGCGCACCGAGGTCAGGTCCGAGCACGTGCTCACCAAGCCCGACGAGATCCACTATATGGAGGGCTCCCGCTTCTACAAGATCAACGGGAACTACTACATCTTCGTCACCCGCCCGCCCAACGGCCAGTACATCTGGAAATCCACATCAGGCCCCTTCGGCCCGTACAAGATGCGGGAGGTGCTGTTGGACCTGCCCGGCCCGATCCCCGGCGGCGGCATACCGCACCAGGGCTCGCTGGTCGACACCCCGAACGGCGACTGGTACTACGTGGGCTTCATCGACGCCTATCCCGGCGGCCGCGTCCCCGCCCTGGCCCCGGTCACCTGGAACGCCGAGGGCTGGCCCGAGCTCCAGACCGTCAACGGCACGTGGGGCGAGACATACCCCTACCCGGTCACCCCGCACCCGCTCCCGCCGATGACCGGCGCCGACACCTTCCGGGGAACGGCGCTGGCGCCGTACTGGGAGTGGAACCACAACCCCGACACCGCCGCGTTCACCGTCAACAACGGGCTCACCCTCAGGACCGCCACCGTCACCGACGACCTCTACAGCGCCCGTAACACCCTCACCCGCCGCATCCAGGGCCCGGCCTCCACCGCGACCGTCGTGCTCGACTGCTCCGGGATGGCGGACGGCGACCGGGCCGGGCTGGCGATGCTGCGGGACTCCTCCGCCTGGATCGGTGTCACGCGGCAGGGCGGCGTCAGCAGGCTGGTGATGGTCGACGGCCTGACCATGGACGCCAGCTGGAACACCAGCAGCACCGGCACCGAGCAGGCCCGCGCCGACCTCCCCGCGTCCGGCAGCCGCGTCTGGCTGCGCGCCGCCGCCGACATCAGCCCGGGGCCGGGCCGTCAGGCGACGTTCTCCTACAGCACCGACGGCACCACCTTCACCCGGCTCGGCCCGGCCTTCACCATGAGCGAGAGGCCTCATTTCTTCATGGGCTACCGCTTCGCCGTCTTCAACCATGCCACCCGGGCCCTCGGCGGCGGAGTGCTGGTGGAACGCTTCGAGTTGCGCGCGCACGCGCCGGCGGCCCCTGTGGACACCAACGCCTGGTACGTCATGGTCAACCGCAACAGCGGCAAGGCACTGGACGTGGCGGGCGTGAGCTCCGCGGACGGCGCCGCCCTCACGCAGTGGGCCCGGTACGACGGGCCCAACCAGCAGTTCCAGTTCGTGGACTCCGGTGGCGGCTACTACCAGTTGAAGGCGAGGCACTCCGGCAAGCTGCTGGACGTCTCCGGCTGGTCGACGGCCGACAACGCCGCCATCCACCAGTGGAGCGACCACGGTGGCGTGAACCAGCAGTTCCGGTTGGTGGACTCACCGGACGGATACGTCCGGTTGATCAACCGCAACAGCGGGAAGGCCGTCGAGGTACCGGGCTTCTCCTCCGCCGACGGGACCGGCATCGTCCAGTATTCGGACTGGGGCGGAGTGAACCAGCAGTGGAAGCTCGTCCGCGTCGGCTCCACGGGCTAGTCCTCCTGCTGACACCGGTATCCGGTTCAAGCCCACCGAAACTCCCCCTGCCTGCTGCGCAAGGGGAGTTTCGGTGGCAGCCCGCGGCGGCCGCCGCCGGGTGCGGCCGGTCGCCGGGGTCGGACGGGAGCGGGGGAGGAGTTGTCACCCGGGCCCAACGAGCGGCACCACCGGTGGCGTCACGCGGTGGTGGACGGGAACAAGCTGTCCAGCGCCAGGACGGGCACCTACTGATGGACGCTCCGAGGTGGCGCTCTTGGCCGCGGCCCCGGCGGCAAGGACCAGCCCGGGCGTGTCACGGGGCCACCGGGTCCGGTGAGACGGTGCGACCGCGTCTCGGCGAAAGATGTTTGAAACGGCAACCCTTCCGCTCCGGCCGGCCACTTAGGGGTGTACCGACGAGGGCGAGCCGTGATCAGCGGCCCTACACCCTCTGTGTCAACACCCGATCGGAGCCCCACATGTCACCAGGCAACCCGAGATCCCCCGAGCAGCCGATGCCTCGGGATCGCACGCCCCGCCGTAGCCGGATTCTCCGGCATTTGGTCGTGGGGGCGGTGGCGGTGCTCGCCGCCTCGGCCGGTGTCGGCGCCCTGGCGCCCAGCGCGGGCGCCGCGCCGACCGTCCGCATCAGTGTGGATGCCGGTACCTCCTTGGGCACGGTGCCCAGAAGTGGTGTCGGCCTCAACACGGGCTTCGGCGACGAGCACATGGGGGACCCCAAGGTGACATCGCTGATGAAGGCCGCGGGAGTCCGGCAACTGCGCTATCCCGGCGGCTCCGGCGCGGACGACTACCACTGGAAGACCCACACCTCCGGCGACGGCAGCGGCTGGATCCCCTCCAACACCAACTTCGACCACTTCATGGCCACCGCGAAGAAGGTCGGCGCCCAGCCGATCCTGACCGCGAACTACGGTTCCGGCACCCCCCAGGAGGCCGCCGACTGGGTCAAGTACGCCAACGTCGACAAAGGTTACGGCGTGAAGTACTGGGAGATCGGCAACGAGGTCTACGGCAACGGGCACTACGGCAACGGCAAGGGCTGGGAAACCGACACCCACGCCGACAAGAGCCCGAAGGAGTACGGAAAGAACCTGGTCGCCTACTCGAAGGCGATGAAGGCCGTGGACCCGAAGGTGAAGATCGGAGCGGTGCTCACCACCCCCGGTGGTTGGCCGGACAAGGAGAAGGCTCCCGGTGACAGCGCCGACTGGAACCACACGGTGCTCTCCATCGCGGCAAGCTCGATCGACTTCGTCATCGTCCACTGGTATCCGGGCGGCACCACCACGGCCGACCTGCTGAACACCCCCTCGCGGATCGCCGGTGCCACGTCCTCGCTGCGCTCGCTGATCGCCAAGTACGCGGGCTCGCGCGCCGCTTCGGTGGAGATCGCGGTCACCGAGACCGACGCCGTCGGCTCGCCCGCCTTGACCAGCCAGGCCGCGGCCCTGTTCGCGCCGGACACCTACATGACCTGGTTCGAGCAGGGTGCCACCCACGTGGACTGGTGGAACCTGCACAACGGCTCGGGCGAAGCACCCACCACCGTCCACGGCGAGACCGACTACCGGGACGGGGGCATTCTCTCCGCTGGAACCTGCGCCGGGGGGAAGTGCCAACCGCCGCGCGACACGCCCTTCCCCACCTACTGGGGCATCCGCTCGCTGACCGCACTGGCGCAGCCCGGCGACACCATGGTCAAGTCGTCCTCGGGCAACTCGTCGGTTGCCGTGCACGCGGTGCGGAGCGGCAACGGCGGTCTGAACGTCATGCTGATCAACAAGAGCCCGCAGAACGCGGCGCCGGTGTCGCTCTCGTACGCCGGATTCACCCCGGCCGCCGGGGCGGTCACGACCGTTTCGTATGCCAAGGGAGATACTGCCCTGACGACGGCGAAGCGGGGTACGGCGGTCGCACAGACGCTGCCGCCGTATTCGATCACGACTCTTCAGCTGAAGCCCGCGTCGGGGACCGCCGGCGCTGCCAAGCCGACGCCCGCCCCCACGCCGACCGCCGCCACGCCGGTTGTTACCGCCTCCGGCACGACCGGCACCCGTGCGCAGGCGGAGCGCGGCGTACCCGTCGGCCAGCCGACCCCGGGCAGCACGTCCGGCGGCCTGGCTTCCACCGGGGTGAGCAACACCATCACCTACAGCGCCCTCGGTGGCCTGCTGGTCATCGTCGCCGGCAGCGTGCTGGTGCTTCGCGGACGTCGCCGCGGGGCTTTGCGCGGGAAGTGAGACCGCGTGAGTGACCGACGGCCCGGCAGCAACGCCACCCACCCGTGGCGCGCGCCGGGCCGTCGGCCTCCGCGCCGGCGTCGGCGGTCACGGGACGAGACCGGGTCGGTGCTGTTCGCAGACTCCACCGATGCCACCATGCGGGGCATCTAACGGAACTGGCGCCACGTGTGGCGCACCGCAGGAGGCAGCGCCGATCGCTGCGCCCCACCCCGCTGCTGATCTCCGGCCTTCTGTAGACCGGTAGCGCCGCCCGGACACGTCCGTGGGCGCCACCTGCACCACCGGCGCCGACGGTGTCTGCACCGCGACCGTCCCGCTGGGGAGCTACTACTGGCAGGAGACCAAAGCACCGCACCGCCGGGAGCACTCCCATTCGTAGGCACATGAAGCCGGCCCCGCGCGGTGCGCGTCAAGCCACGCACCCGCGTTCACCTTCCGTAACCGGACCTCCCCCTGCCCCACCGCGTACGGTCGACGGGCCCGTCCTGGGCGATCTCCCCACGGACATCGCCTGGTCCCTTCGGGTTCACCCCGAGGGGACCGGGCCGGCGTTTCCCAACGGCCGTGAAGCCAAAGGCCCGAGCCGACCCCCGTCAGTAGCCGACGTGGAAGGTGGCGTCGGCCTTCTCCGTGGTGGTGGCGATCGGGTCGATGCGCAGGACGTAGCCGGTGTGCCGGATGTAATGCGTCGGGAAGTTGTGCGAACGGAAGGACGACCAGGAGGAGTCGGCCAGGCCGGCGGTCCTTTGGAACGTGGCGTCCGCGGCGAAGGTCGCGGTGCCGTCGTTCTCTTCCAGCCGCAGGTCGTAGTTGGAGTGCCGCAGGTAGCGGGTCGGGAAGTTGACCGACTGGAAGGACACGCCCGCGCTGTCGGCCAGGCCGCGTACGAGTTTCCACTGCGAGTCGGTGTACGGGTCGAACGGGTAGACATCGATCCGGCCGACGGAGTTGGCATGACGGACGTAACGGTCGGGGTAGTTGTAGGACTTCAGCCGGTTCCAGGCGGGGCTGCCCCACTTCGCCACGAGGTTGTCGTACTCACTCGTGGTGATCGTCGCGATGGTGCAGTGCTTGGAGTTGAGCGGCTGGGTGTAGAGGCGCTGGTCGAGCGGGGTCCAGGTGCCGGCGGCGAGGTCGTTGCTCTGCCAGGCGTAGAAGACGCCGTTCGGCGAGTAGGTGTCGCCCCACAGGTACCAGGATCCGGAGGTCAGGGATTTCACCAGGGTCGGCGCCTCGGTGGCACCGTGAGCGGCCGCCGTGCTGAAGGGCGTGAAGCTGCCCGGATTGAGGGTGGTCGACCGCGCGCCGACCAGGGCCTCGTCCCTCTTGTGGTAGAGGTAGTTGACCCCGTTGACGCCCACGGCCAGATTGCCGTCGATGATGTCGTAGCCGGGATCGAAGAAAACCTGCGGGGGCGAC harbors:
- a CDS encoding RICIN domain-containing protein — protein: MDTNAWYVMVNRNSGKALDVAGVSSADGAALTQWARYDGPNQQFQFVDSGGGYYQLKARHSGKLLDVSGWSTADNAAIHQWSDHGGVNQQFRLVDSPDGYVRLINRNSGKAVEVPGFSSADGTGIVQYSDWGGVNQQWKLVRVGSTG
- a CDS encoding prealbumin-like fold domain-containing protein — translated: MGATCTTGADGVCTATVPLGSYYWQETKAPHRREHSHS
- a CDS encoding glycoside hydrolase family 43 protein; its protein translation is MTATTGPGPHPSRRLFLGMAATVPLALSGTLALGARPAYAADAAYVMGYFTESAALLDANYGLHLAVSTDGLRWMPLNQNNPVVTPTEGAGGLRDPFIMRKQDGTFVVLATDLKGFDWGYNSQYIHVWDSADLRSLTGYRRLKLHDMITHSWAPETFWDAGRGAYGIIYSSVNASGHGVIMVNYTTDFQTVSPPQVFFDPGYDIIDGNLAVGVNGVNYLYHKRDEALVGARSTTLNPGSFTPFSTAAAHGATEAPTLVKSLTSGSWYLWGDTYSPNGVFYAWQSNDLAAGTWTPLDQRLYTQPLNSKHCTIATITTSEYDNLVAKWGSPAWNRLKSYNYPDRYVRHANSVGRIDVYPFDPYTDSQWKLVRGLADSAGVSFQSVNFPTRYLRHSNYDLRLEENDGTATFAADATFQRTAGLADSSWSSFRSHNFPTHYIRHTGYVLRIDPIATTTEKADATFHVGY
- a CDS encoding LPXTG cell wall anchor domain-containing protein: MGAVAVLAASAGVGALAPSAGAAPTVRISVDAGTSLGTVPRSGVGLNTGFGDEHMGDPKVTSLMKAAGVRQLRYPGGSGADDYHWKTHTSGDGSGWIPSNTNFDHFMATAKKVGAQPILTANYGSGTPQEAADWVKYANVDKGYGVKYWEIGNEVYGNGHYGNGKGWETDTHADKSPKEYGKNLVAYSKAMKAVDPKVKIGAVLTTPGGWPDKEKAPGDSADWNHTVLSIAASSIDFVIVHWYPGGTTTADLLNTPSRIAGATSSLRSLIAKYAGSRAASVEIAVTETDAVGSPALTSQAAALFAPDTYMTWFEQGATHVDWWNLHNGSGEAPTTVHGETDYRDGGILSAGTCAGGKCQPPRDTPFPTYWGIRSLTALAQPGDTMVKSSSGNSSVAVHAVRSGNGGLNVMLINKSPQNAAPVSLSYAGFTPAAGAVTTVSYAKGDTALTTAKRGTAVAQTLPPYSITTLQLKPASGTAGAAKPTPAPTPTAATPVVTASGTTGTRAQAERGVPVGQPTPGSTSGGLASTGVSNTITYSALGGLLVIVAGSVLVLRGRRRGALRGK